Genomic window (Tripterygium wilfordii isolate XIE 37 chromosome 11, ASM1340144v1, whole genome shotgun sequence):
GAACTCCTGAAACTTATGACTTGCAAACTGTGGGCCGTTATCCGTCACGATCTCTTTAGGCACTCCAAACCTGCAGATAATATTCTTCCAGACGAACTTCTTCACATCCAGGTCTTTGATCAGTGAGTAAGACTCAGCCTCAATCCATTTGGTGAAATAGTCAGTCATGGCCAGAAAGTACTGTCGTTGCCCGGATGCCTTGGGCAAAGGACCAACTATATCCatcccccatttcatgaagggccAAGGTGCCACGATAGGAGTGAGTTTTTCCGGTGGCATGCGTGGAATCTGAGCGAATCTTTGGCATTTATCGCACCTCCTTACATAGTCAATTGCGTCTGATCTCATAGTCGGCCAATAATACCCCGTAGTCAGTGCTCGATGAGTTAAACTCCTTCCCCCAGAATGATTACCACACTCTCCTTCATGCAATTCTGCCAACACATACTGGGCTTGTTCTGAATTTACACATCGCAACAAAGGACCTGAATAAGATCTTCTATATAGCTGCCCATCATGTACTGCATACCGCGCAGCTTTAGCGACCAAACGTCTAGACTCATTCTTTTCTGCTGGTAGAACACCATCAACCAAGTATTGAACAAACGGTGTCATCCATGTCTGGTCTGAACTAACAGGAAGAATCTCACAATCATTCTGCTTCTCTACTTCTTTCTGATTGCTAATTGACGGCCACTTCAGGTGTACCAGAGGAATCGTCTGCTCCTGGTTAGATTGGATTGACGACCCGAGATGGGCCAGCGCATCCGCATACGAATTCTCTGCTCGTGGGATCTGAGTTACGGAGAACTCCACGAACGCCAGTTGCAGTTCCTTTACTAGCTCCAGATAACAAGTCATCTTCGGATCTTTGGCCTGATAAGAACCAATAAACTGATTTACTATCAACTGCGAATCTGAGTAAACCTTCAAACTTGTGACTCCCAGTCCTTTGGCTAGCTCTAGACCAATAATTAAggcttcatactctgcttcgTTATTGGTCGCATGGAAACCGCATCGGACTGCCCGTTGAATTACACTCCCCTCTGGAGAGATCAGCACAATTCCCAGACCACTGCCTCTGACGTTACTAGATCCATCAACGTACAAGGTCCATACCTTTGGGGCTTGATCTACCATGCAAAGCAACTCTTTATCTGCCTCTAGCTGTGTTGACGGAGCAAAGTCAGCAACGAAATCAGCCAGGACTTGTGACTTGATTGCGGTTCTCggttgatatgtaatatcgTATTCACTAAGCTCCACCGCCCACTTGATCATCCTCCCCGACAATTCGGGTCTATGGAGTATGCTCCTCAACGGGAAATTTGTCACCACAGCAACCGAGTGGCATTGAAAGTACGGCCTCAGTTTTCTGGCGgcaaccaccaaagctaaagctagCTTTTCCAGTAAACTATACCGGGTTTCCGCATCTAGCAGACTCTTACTCACATAGTATACTGGCAACTgcttcttattttcttctctgacCAAAACCGCGCTTACAGCTACCCCAGAGACAGCCAAATACATGTACAGCTGCTCCCCAGTGCTGGGCTTGGACAGTAGTGGAGGGGAAGTAAGGTAGGCTTTCAACTGGTTTAAAGCGTCTTCACACTCAGGTGTCCACTTGTAGTTAACAGACTTTCTTAAGGTggagaaaaaatgacaacacTTGTCAGATGATCTGGAAATAAAACGACTAAGGGCCGCCACTCTCCCGTTGAGCCTCTGAACATCCTTGACACAAGTCGGAGGGGGAATGTTAAGTATGGATCGAATCTGATCGGGATTAGCCTCAATTCCTCGCTTCGTGACCATATACCCAAGGAATTTCCCAGATGCCACTCCAAAGGAACACTTGGCGGGATTCAACTTCATATTATACTTAATCAGCAAATCAAAAGCTTGCTGAAGGTGCTCGAGATGTTGATCGGCAGCTAAGGATTTTACCAGCATATCGTCAATATACACTTCCATGGTGTCCCCTAAATACTTCGAGAACATCTTATTCACCAATCGCTGGTATGTggctccggcattcttcaaCCCGAAGGGCATCACCTTATAGCAATAAATTCCTCTATCGGTAATGAAAGctgttttctcctgatctccCAAAATCTCCCTAACGCCATTATTGGTAGGATAGCGCAGGATTTGATGATATGTGGAAGGTACGGCCCGTATCGCGTGCAACCAAGGTCGTCCTAAAATAGCATTATAAGCAGAGGGTGAATCTACGATGGAAAACCGAGTCTGCTTGTTCAACCCTGGAGCATAGATAGGCAACACAACTTCTCCCACTGAATGGCTCACCTCGCCATTGAACCCGATAAGAGCCATTGACTTCCGTAATATCAAGGTCTCATCTAGGCCCATTCCTTTGTAGGCGGCCAAGAACAACACATTGGCGGAACTCCCATTGTCGATTAAAATTCGCTTCAGGTTGATGTTCGCAACCTGAAGTGTGAGCACCAAAGCATCATGGTGCGGGTGCAACAGTTGGGTAGCTTCATCATCCGTGAAGACCATCACCTGATTAGTGAAAGTTCCAAGGGAACGTGCCATTCTAGCAGCGGGGTTTGCTGCTTCCTTCTCGTGCTTCTTGGCAGAGGTGTGGGACAATCCACTGATCTCTGATCCCCCAGAAATCACACAGTAAGTTTGAGTAATTGGTGGCGGCAGGGGCAATGCTTCTGGGTCATCAACTTTTCTCTTTTCCCATATTGCTCTACCGTGCTCAGAAAGCAACTCTCTGAGGTGACCTCTTTTCAGCAGGTAATCCACTTCGTATCTAAGTCCTCTGCAATCAGGAGTAGTGTGGCCAATGTCCTGATGAAAGTCACACCACTTCTTGGGGTCTTTCCATCCTTCGGTCTCTTTCTTAGGCGGCCACTTCACCTCGCTGCCCATCTTTTTCAAGACTTGTACAGCCTCGACTTGGTGTATCTTGAGAGGGTACTCGGGACAGTTTTTTGCATAATCTGACGCTCCAGATTTGCGGGAGCGCCAGTTACTGCTGGGCTCGCCAAAGGTGGACTGATCTTTCCTAGGACGTTTGTCCTCTCGTTTCTCTTCTTTAGGAGGATTAACTGGCTTTCTCCTCGCATCCTCCTCCCAGCGAACAAATACGGTAGCTTTCATCAGAGCTTCTTCATAACTCCTAACATCACATTTCGTGAGTTCTTCATAAAACTCCCCATCTGGGAGTAAACAACTCCGGAGCGCTTGAATAGTTGTTCCTGGGTCACAATAGGGTATAGATACTTTCTCCGTGTTGAATCTTGACAGGAAGTCACGGAGAGATTCTCCCACACGTTGGGGCAGTCGGTATAAATCATCAGAGCACTTATGAATCTTCCGACTGCTCGAGAATTGCACCATGAACGTCTCGATTAGCTTCTCGAAAGAAGCAATACTGCCGTTGGGTAAGTTGATGTACCAACGCAGAGCCGGACCGGTAAGAGTCGATCCGAAACCTTTACACATGCACGTCTCGTGCATGCCGTACGGTATGGCGATAGCGCCCATCTTTAACTTGTAGTGAGCCACGTGATCCTCGGGGTCATCAGTCCCGTTATATAACTTCATGCTCGGGACGCTGAACCTGTGCGGCAGATCCGTTTGGTATATACTGTCCACAAACGGTGATCCCGTATAGCAATTGGCATTAATTTTGGCCAAAGCAGGAGGTGCTTTAGTCAATTTATCTATATCTCCCCGCAGTTCGATGATCTGCTTGGCCATCGCAGCTTGGGCGACTGAAGCGATAGTGGGTCCCGCGAAAGGTGCAGCAGGAAAACGTGGTGGCTGTGGGAGTCTACTTCTTGGAGAACCGGTCAAATCTACAGGGGCATCCCTGTCAACATTTTGCTGAATTTCTTCTGTCGCAGGTCCCTTACCCCGTGAAGTAGAAGTATCATATCCCCCGGGGGTACTCCCGGGAACAAACTGGGCACTCAAAGGATAAGGCAAAGGGTCTCTAGGAGGTGGTGTTTGTTCAAGGCGAGGAAAAGGTGGAATTCGGACTGAAGTGGGATCATGGCCTTGGGAAGTAGTTTGGCTTCTCAGCTGCGAAACCTCTTCGCGGAGTGCTGCGTTATCGACCGACATTGATTCTAACCGCGCATCCGTTTGCTGTTTATTCTTCGACATGTCTTCTCTCATGGCTTGCATGAGTTGCAACAGCTGGCTGTTAGTGACCTCACTGGTATCAGCCATAACGGGAAGTTGCCGTGAAATCTTTTCGGCCAAATACTTGCAAAATgccccctatctggcgcgccaaattgtaggagccgatttctacaatagttgaaaggtcaatctttcttcctgtggggtccgtttgcagccttggatcctgcaagcttcacaacaaggcaaaccgtgaaagctccttaaccggcttggggggtgccggtcgtggaggctccgacgatcaagttagtacttgtcggagatggaagaccagctatagtcttaggtgttttgtctgaatagGTTTTCTCTGGAATTGGTAGAAAATGTTTCTGTTGTGTTGTCTAGTTTGTTTAGAAAAAATGTTCTCTCCCCTCATATGAAAATAGAGGGGTCTTTATAGAGAATGAGGatcgacctcgggaattgtgtgtccATTCCAGGTATACTATTGGACCAAATTGTACGAAGGAAGTGTACAAGAAGTCcactatcccggttgtgtcagggtaagcggtaaagtaacaatatgtcataattaagacaggtgtcgatgatagtatggaagttttgtaggcggtatttaatgaatagatacgtatatgaaggaaagccatacctaaggatgtgagccagtcacacctgtaaatatcggctgtagattagactgacaagaactgctttatgagtgatgtagtccgagtaatggcgcttatagatggtgtcgccattactatgttctggcgactgtactgggtcgccaacacctgcggatgctttgacacctagttccatcatgctaaggaaggatcataataaagtgaccagtctataaagctataaagatcctgtagataagtatcagagaatatgacagtagtggtgtcagaatactgtttatattacgtagcaagtaatgtaaagattgtatatggacccaaagattggcttttagTTTCGGGCCTAACTGCGATAGTTAACCTGGGGGGCCTAGACAATCCAGCTCATCTTGTCGATGTGGGACcaggtggggccataccatttttggcacctacaaccgataattctgttttttttttttataacacaAAAGAAAGAGAGCCAATATTTATCCAAAGGAATGAGAATGGCAGGATGAGCAGAGTGACATCTAAAGTTATGATATGTGTTATTTGTTTTATAGAAATATCCTTAATTATTTAAACAAATTTCATCTTTTCTCTCACATGACGTCAAATTcttttttaccttttcttttcttaacgaaaacttcaaaatattttatctctcaaaatacatgttagattccgggaaaaaattatatattccgAAACCCTACataagattaaattatacatccacTTAATTCAATGATTAACGATTAACTTATATATTGAATAgtaaaattatactatcctatacggAGCTCCAAAAAGAGCATAAGATTTTAAAATTTAGATGAATGTCAAAAGAGGATAATAATCATTGCCCATATACATGTACATAAATATACACGGACATTGATCAAACCCTagttaaaaatgaaattaagttTCCGTTTGTgtcaagaaaaatcaaacttttgGAAAATCTTTAATTTTTGCAAGGAAAAATAGttagttattttatatttaaaggAAAACTACTTGAAACAAATACgaattttcttaaaataaacaaaatagaaagggaaaaaaattgcaGTGGGCTTGGTTTCACAAGCCTAGGCGACCCAATACATTGGGTATCCATCACACTCGGCAGCAACCTCATAATAGTCATCATTACTCTGAGCTGCATCGTGCTTTTCgttttcttaattatattccaTGTAGTAAATGTTATCCATCATTTTAAGCATAtataaaacatatttttcaacaatattttaaaataaaatcattttaaGCCACGTCAGTTAAATCGgtcaaaattgaaattcaaatacCACATAAGTAATTTTTGGTGAGTGACCGGACGGAATAGATTAATTGAAAATAATCTGAAAAATGAGTGATGAAATTGGGAACTTTTTGTGAAGTTTCCGTGTTTtgtaattactttttttttgttattgtgtTCTTGCAAAAGCAACTAAGCTAGAACTTAACCTCTAATGCTATGTTTATTGTTTAGCATCAGTTAGTTTGGCATAATAGTTGAGTTTGGTACTTAACATTTGGTATTAGACCTTTTTATGCATGGGTTCCAGTCCAGAAGAGAGAATCTATGGATCATAATGGTTTGTCATGTGCCTATGGCTATAGCATGCTTATAACCATCTACACATTACAACAAGCCAAGCTAGCCATAAATGTTGAAATATTTATAGTATGACTGTAATACAGATATCGTCAACAGAAACAGCAAAACATAGTAGAAATTATTTCCCAAGAAAAGTTGATTTCCCATTGCATTCTCTTCCTTCAAAGAAATTTAAGGGATAGTACAAACAATTAACATATCACAAGCAATCACTGTAGGATCATTGGAGACAAGATtagaagataaaaaagaaaatatgttcTTCACATTTTTTAAGGGCTTGCCTCCCTTGTAAAATAATATACCAAGATGGGATTTAGAGATAAATTAAAATAACCTATTAGTGAATGGTTAACAATATATAGCAAAACCAACTACTTCCTCAGTAACTATATCTCCCAGCTCTTGATGTGATGGTTCTCGCCAACGGAGAAGATTTTGATCTTGCTATATATGATTCACTACATATCTTCTGAACTATAATCTTCCTCAGTAAACTCTTCCTTAGAGTGAGCATCACTCTCCAAAGCAGAACTGCTCCTGGCCCTGCCAACATTTTGCTGCTTTCCCATTGCCCTTGTAGGGTAATAATTCTCACCTTCATCGCTGCTAGTCTTGTAATTTTCTCCTATTTCTGAAATTTCTTCCTCAGTATCTGATTTCCAACTTGCATTTTCAAGATCACTAAAAGAATCTGACTCGAACTCAAATTTAGATACGCTTCTTCTCAAATTCGAATCTGCTTTGTTCCTGAAACCTTCGTTATTGATTGCTTTAGCAGTTCTTCCCCGCTTACCCTGTCCCCCTCTAGATCTTTGGAAATCAATGGGTGCTTCAtcagaatcatcatcatcactctcAAGATCCCTCGCATTTCGAACATCATCAGGATGCCAGTCATGCTCATCCTCAGAAGTTATATATCGATCAACATTCCTTCGCACATCACGTGCATCCTTCCCAGCCCTCGCCCCTCTACCCTCCTCATAATAATCTTCATGTCTATGCAGCTCAGACCTTCTGGATCTACCACCAATGTCTTCTCTGTTCCAATACCTAATTCTGCCAGTTTCTTCTTGTTCTGCGGCTTCCTCTGCAGCCCACTCTTGATCTGCTGCATTCTCAATATCAGCTATGAATTTGTCTAACTCCTCCTTCTCAGCATCCGACTGAGGTTCTGAAAGTTCCAATATATTATTACGCTCTGTCACAGCTTCTCTGTCCCCTTGGAATACATAAGGAGTACCTTCCCTTTTGTCAATTGCATTGAAGAATGTGGAGGCTACTCTCTGGATGCTGGCCATGGCAACTGGATCCTCAGGGTTCACACCCATCCGCCGGAGCTGCTGTTCTGTTTTCTTGATGTTTAGCTTCTGAGATTCAAGGGCTTGTTCAAATCTAGCTTTAAATAATGCCTGCAGGACAGAATGAAATTCAACACTAGAAATTCTACTAGGCTTCTATCAGAAAATTGACTTTCTACTGTTATGGAAAAAGTCATGATAAGATAAACTTTACACAGAGAAAAGGCAAGATATAACAGTGGATCACTCTCCACACGACAATGATTAACTTCACCCTAACCCAATCTTCATTATCTTGGCGTCCGACGGAAAATAGGCTTAGACTGAAGTAGAGtagtttctatttattttacccTAAAGGCAGAAGGCATAAAAAAGAGAGCATTTCCTCATAGTTCAAAACTCTCTCCTTTGTTTCCTATAATCTACAATACCTAATTCAAACATAAATACAGTTCCCAACAAAAACAGGCTACCTTTCTCTTTGTGAGGGTGTTTATAGGAATCAAATTTTTTGGTTGGCGATAGTTTCTGCCCCGGAACATGATAATTGTTTTCACATTATGAACGTTTATCACAATACCACCGCTTAGTCTTGCAAGCATGGTTGCCATTTCTCTAATTTTTTCTTTGGGAAAGTTATCACAACAAACTTGTACAGTCTCATGGAACTTCCAGTGGAGATGCATATTTTGGACAACTCCCCCAAAGACTCCACGGACACCAACAGGAACATAATTTCTGTTTCTGAAGCCGATCTTCTTAAATGCCTGAACCTGCTCGGAGGTCAACAGCTCAGGATCATGCACTGGGGATGGAAGTTCGGGTAACTCATATTTCTTGAGCTTCTGTAGAAGCAATGCCACTTTCTTCTTGGCCTGCAATGGTGAAATGACAAGCAATGGTAGAGCTGATTTAATGCATACTCATCAAAAGTGCAGCAAGCAAAAGAACTAGTAAAATTGAAAGCTAATATaccaaaataaatattatcatATAGTTTGTGGAAGTAGAGAGTCGCTTCAAATAATAATAGCTTGCTAGAATGTGGACTTTCTTAAACAACTGTCAGCTAGCCAATATGTGGGTGGTAAAACAATGATGATGAGAAGTAGTGATGAAAACAAAGTAAAACTTGAGAAAGCCTCTTCAAATATTATAGGTTATTCTTCTTGTAAAGCCTCTTCAAATATTTCTAGCTAAGTAGCCAAGACTAAATGCATAGCTCAGTCCATGTTAACCAAACTATCAATTGGAGAAAGATGATTCCAAGATCTATGGATCTATTGACAACCTATACATCTGGCACTTTATTTAATCTCTCACTCAAAAAAGTCTCTACAGTCTACATATCTATGTTTGGCAGATTATGGTTGTTAAAGGGATTATGAACTGCGACTA
Coding sequences:
- the LOC120009038 gene encoding CRM-domain containing factor CFM9, mitochondrial isoform X1, whose protein sequence is MFATRSLQRRRSLKTLSSLLQSNLYNFSQRNLVLLKHDSQSPVSNKVMQAGIPREGGVSLLPCTHSLNGWSRAMSTSRGRSMRSKVERRMQKESGKTVKEVRRASKLKKKLMTDEERLIYNLKRAKKKVALLLQKLKKYELPELPSPVHDPELLTSEQVQAFKKIGFRNRNYVPVGVRGVFGGVVQNMHLHWKFHETVQVCCDNFPKEKIREMATMLARLSGGIVINVHNVKTIIMFRGRNYRQPKNLIPINTLTKRKALFKARFEQALESQKLNIKKTEQQLRRMGVNPEDPVAMASIQRVASTFFNAIDKREGTPYVFQGDREAVTERNNILELSEPQSDAEKEELDKFIADIENAADQEWAAEEAAEQEETGRIRYWNREDIGGRSRRSELHRHEDYYEEGRGARAGKDARDVRRNVDRYITSEDEHDWHPDDVRNARDLESDDDDSDEAPIDFQRSRGGQGKRGRTAKAINNEGFRNKADSNLRRSVSKFEFESDSFSDLENASWKSDTEEEISEIGENYKTSSDEGENYYPTRAMGKQQNVGRARSSSALESDAHSKEEFTEEDYSSEDM
- the LOC120009038 gene encoding CRM-domain containing factor CFM9, mitochondrial isoform X2, which gives rise to MQAGIPREGGVSLLPCTHSLNGWSRAMSTSRGRSMRSKVERRMQKESGKTVKEVRRASKLKKKLMTDEERLIYNLKRAKKKVALLLQKLKKYELPELPSPVHDPELLTSEQVQAFKKIGFRNRNYVPVGVRGVFGGVVQNMHLHWKFHETVQVCCDNFPKEKIREMATMLARLSGGIVINVHNVKTIIMFRGRNYRQPKNLIPINTLTKRKALFKARFEQALESQKLNIKKTEQQLRRMGVNPEDPVAMASIQRVASTFFNAIDKREGTPYVFQGDREAVTERNNILELSEPQSDAEKEELDKFIADIENAADQEWAAEEAAEQEETGRIRYWNREDIGGRSRRSELHRHEDYYEEGRGARAGKDARDVRRNVDRYITSEDEHDWHPDDVRNARDLESDDDDSDEAPIDFQRSRGGQGKRGRTAKAINNEGFRNKADSNLRRSVSKFEFESDSFSDLENASWKSDTEEEISEIGENYKTSSDEGENYYPTRAMGKQQNVGRARSSSALESDAHSKEEFTEEDYSSEDM